One window of Trifolium pratense cultivar HEN17-A07 linkage group LG5, ARS_RC_1.1, whole genome shotgun sequence genomic DNA carries:
- the LOC123883394 gene encoding adagio protein 1-like codes for MEWDSNSDLSGDEDDAVSSSFLLNDDVGPLPFPVLQTAPCGFVVTDAIDPDHPIIYVNAVFEMLTGYRAEEVLGRNCRFLQCRGPFAKRRHPLVDSSVILEIRRCLDEGVEFQGELLNFRKDGSPLMNRLRLTPIFGEDDEITHVIGIQLFTEANIDLGPVPGSTIKESFKSSGRFHSVLSSLHPLSVGDRNVTRGICGIFQLSDEVLSLKILARLTPRDIASVSSVCRRLYEVTRNEDLWRMVCQNAWGSETTRVLETVPGAKRLGWGRLARELTTLEAAAWRKLTVGGGVEPSRCNFSACAVGNRVVLFGGEGVNMQPMNDTFVLDLNSNNPEWQHVQVSSPPPGRWGHTLSCVNGSRLVVFGGCGTQGLLNDVFVLDLDATPPTWREISGLAPPLPRSWHSSCTLDGTKLIVSGGCADSGVLLSDTFLLDMSMENPVWREIPVTWTPPSRLGHTLSVYGGRKILMFGGLAKSGPLRFRSSDVFTMDLSEEEPCWRCVTGSGMPGAGNPGGIAPPPRLDHVAVSLPGGRILIFGGSVAGLHSASQLYILDPTDEKPTWRILNVPGRPPRFAWGHSTCVVGGTRAIVLGGQTGEEWMLSELHELSLANSVI; via the exons ATGGAGTGGGACAGCAATTCCGATCTCAGCGGCGATGAAGACGACGCCGTTTCATCCTCGTTTCTTCTAAACGACGACGTTGGACCACTTCCTTTTCCTGTTCTACAAACCGCACCTTGTGGCTTCGTCGTCACAGACGCCATCGATCCAGATCATCCTATCATATACGTCAACGCCGTTTTCGAGATGCTTACTGGTTATCGTGCTGAAGAAGTTCTCGGTCGTAActg cCGTTTCTTGCAGTGTCGAGGTCCTTTTGCTAAGAGAAGGCATCCATTGGTGGACTCATCAGTAATTTTAGAAATTAGAAGATGCCTTGATGAAGGGGTTGAATTTCAAGGTGAATTGTTGAATTTCAGGAAAGATGGATCTCCACTTATGAACAGATTACGGCTGACACCTATATTTGGAGAAGATGATGAGATTACTCATGTCATTGGAATTCAATTATTCACAGAGGCAAACATTGATCTTGGTCCTGTTCCCGGTTCTACAATTAAGGAATCTTTTAAATCATCTGGTCGGTTTCATTCTGTGCTTTCCTCATTGCACCCTCTTTCAGTGGGGGACCGAAATGTGACTCGTGGAATTTGTGGTATATTTCAATTGAGTGATGAGGTATTGTCTCTCAAGATACTTGCTCGCTTAACTCCAAGAGACATTGCATCGGTTAGTTCGGTTTGTAGGCGATTGTATGAGGTAACAAGAAATGAAGACCTTTGGAGAATGGTATGCCAAAATGCATGGGGCAGTGAAACTACTCGTGTTTTGGAGACTGTTCCTGGTGCAAAGAGACTTGGATGGGGACGACTAGCAAGGGAACTGACCACTCTTGAAGCAGCAGCATGGAGGAAACTGACTGTTGGAGGTGGTGTTGAACCCTCACGCTGCAATTTTAGTGCTTGTGCAGTTGGAAATAGAGTTGTCCTATTTGGTGGTGAAGGAGTTAATATGCAACCCATGAATGACACTTTTGTATTGGATCTCAATTCTAATAATCCTGAATGGCAGCATGTCCAGGTTAGCTCTCCTCCCCCTGGTCGGTGGGGCCACACACTTTCTTGTGTAAATGGTTCTCGTTTGGTTGTATTTGGAGGCTGTGGAACACAAGGCTTGCTCAATGATGTGTTTGTTCTGGACTTGGATGCAACCCCTCCAACTTGGCGTGAAATTTCTGGATTGGCACCTCCACTTCCAAGATCATGGCATAGCTCCTGTACTCTTGATGGTACTAAGTTGATAGTTTCCGGTGGCTGTGCTGATTCTGGAGTACTTTTGAGTGATACTTTCCTCCTTGATATGTCAATGGAAAACCCTGTCTGGAGGGAGATACCAGTTACATGGACACCACCTTCCCGTCTGGGCCATACACTATCTGTTTATGGTGGTAGGAAAATTCTGATGTTTGGAGGTCTGGCCAAGAGTGGGCCCCTGCGTTTCCGGTCAAGTGACGTCTTCACGATGGATTTAAGTGAGGAGGAACCATGCTGGAGATGTGTAACGGGGAGTGGAATGCCTGGTGCTGGCAATCCTGGGGGCATAGCTCCTCCTCCTAGACTTGATCACGTGGCTGTTAGCCTTCCAGGTggtagaattttgatttttggtgGATCTGTTGCGGGCCTTCATTCTGCCTCCCAGCTTTACATACTTGATCCAACTGATGAGAAGCCTACATGGAGAATTCTAAATGTACCTGGGCGCCCTCCACGATTTGCTTGGGGACATAGTACATGTGTTGTTGGAGGGACAAGAGCTATTGTTCTGGGTGGTCAAACTGGGGAGGAATGGATGCTAAGTGAACTGCACGAACTTTCCCTGGCAAATTCTGTCATCTAG